From Hemitrygon akajei unplaced genomic scaffold, sHemAka1.3 Scf000120, whole genome shotgun sequence, the proteins below share one genomic window:
- the LOC140723589 gene encoding uncharacterized protein, whose product MVHQRVHTGERPFICSDCGKGFTCSSKLMVHQRVHTGERPFTCSHCGKRFTQSSHLQAHQSVHTGERPFTCSECGMQFTCSSKLKVHQRVHTGERSFTCSECGKGFTRSSTLQRHNSVHTGERPFTCSDCGKGFTLSSELLVHKSVHTGEWPFTCSDCGKGFISSSNLMAHQRVHTGERPFTCFDCGKAFTSSSYLKVHQRVHTGERPYTCSECGKGFTCSYKLKVHQRVHTGEMPYTCSDCGKGFTCSYKLKIHQGVHTGEWPFTCSDCGKGFIQSSHLQAHQSVHTGERPYTCLECGMQFTYSSKLKVHQRVHTGERPFTCSECGKGFTRSCTLQRHKSVHTGERPFTCSDCGKGFTLSSELLVHKYVHTGERPFTCSDCGKGFTRSSDLLVHKSVHTGEKLFTCLDCGKGFTSSSKLKVHQRVHTGERPFTCSECGKGFTRSSTLHRHKSVHTGERRSPAQTVGRDLLGHSD is encoded by the coding sequence atggtacatcagcgagttcacactggcgagaggccgttcatctgttcagactgtgggaagggattcacttgctcgtctaaactgatggtacatcagcgagttcacactggcgagaggccgttcacctgctcacactgcgggaagcgattcactcagtcatcccacctacaagcacaccagtcagttcacactggggagaggccattcacctgctcggagtgTGGGATGcaattcacttgctcatctaaactgaaggtacatcagcgagttcacactggggagaggtcattcacctgttcagaatgtggaaagggattcactcggtcatccaccctacagagacacaactcagttcacactggggagaggccgttcacctgctcagactgtgggaaaggattcactctgtcatctgaacTGCTGGTACataagtcagttcacactggggagtggccattcacctgctcagactgtgggaagggattcatttcgtCATCTAatctaatggcacaccagcgagttcacaccggagagCGGCCATTTACCTGCTtcgactgtgggaaggcattcacttcgtcatcttatctgaaggtacatcagcgagttcacactggagagaggccatacacctgctcagaatgtgggaagggattcacttgctcatataaactgaaggtacatcagcgagttcatactggagagatgccatacacctgctcagactgtgggaaggggttcacttgCTCAtataaactgaagatacatcagggagttcacactggggagtggccattcacctgctcagattgtgggaagggattcattcagtcatcccatctacaagcacaccagtcagttcacactggagagaggccgtacACCTGCTTGGAGTGTGGGATGCAATTCACTtactcatctaaactgaaggtacatcagcgagttcacactggggagaggccattcacctgctcagaatgtgggaagggattcactcggtcatgcaCCCTACAGAGACACAAGTCAgtacacactggggagaggccgttcacctgctcagactgtgggaaaggattcactctgtcatctgaacTGCTGGTACATAAgtatgttcacactggggagaggccgttcacctgctcagactgtgggaagggattcactcggtcatctgacctactggtacacaagtcagttcacactggggagaagctgttcacctgcttagactgcgggaaaggattcacttcctcatctaaactgaaggtacatcagcgagttcacactggggagcggccgttcacctgctcagaatgtgggaagggattcactcggtcatccaccctacacaGACACAAGTCAgtacacactggggagaggcgttcacctgctcagactgtgggaagggatttactcggtcattcagactga
- the LOC140723611 gene encoding uncharacterized protein — MAHQRVHTRGQPFTCTVCGTGFTQSSTLLEHQRVHTGERSFTCSVCGKGFTRLANLQNHQRVHTGEKPFTCSVCGKRFTQSSTLQIHQRVHTEEKPFTCSVCGKGFTRSSNLLVHQRVHTGERPFTCSDCGKGFTQSSNLLSHQRVHSEEMPFTCSECGKGFTQSSNLLVHQRVHTGERPFTCSVCGKGFTQSSNLLVHQRVHTGEKPFTCSECGKGFILSSHLQSHQRVHTGEKPFTCSECGKGFTQSSSLLVHQRVHTGERPFTCSDCGKGFTQSSNLLVHQQVHTGEKPFTCSVCGKGFILSSHLQRHQRVHTGERPFTCSVCGKGFTQSSNLQNHQRVHTGERPFTCLDCGIGFTQSSQLLAHQSIHSGDWPLL, encoded by the coding sequence atggcacaccaacgtgttcacaccagggggcagccattcacctgcacagtctgcgggacgggattcactcagtcatccaccctactggaacatcagcgagttcacactggggagaggtcgttcacctgctcagtctgtgggaaaggattcactcggttagctaaccttcagaatcaccagcgagttcacactggggagaagccattcacctgctcagtctgtgggaagagattcactcagtcatccaccctacagattcatcagcgagttcacactgaggagaagccgttcacctgctcagtctgtgggaagggattcacccggtcatccaacctactagtacatcagcgagttcacactggggagaggccattcacctgctcagactgtgggaagggcttcactcagtcatccaacctactgagtcatcagcgagttcacagtgaggagatgccgttcacctgctcagaatgtgggaagggattcactcagtcatccaacctactggtacatcagcgagttcacactggggagaggccattcacctgctcagtctgtgggaagggcttcactcagtcatccaacctactggtacatcagcgagttcacactggggagaagccattcacatgctcagaatgtgggaagggattcatactgtcatcccacctacagagtcatcagcgagttcacactggggagaagccgttcacctgctcagaatgtgggaagggattcactcagtcatccagcctactggtacatcagcgagttcacactggggagaggccattcacctgctcagactgtgggaagggcttcactcagtcatccaacctactggtacatcagcaagttcacactggggagaagccattcacctgctcagtctgtgggaagggattcatactgtcatcccacctacagagacaccagcgagttcacactggggagaggccattcacctgctcagtctgtgggaagggattcactcagtcatccaacctacagaatcatcagcgagttcacactggggagaggccgttcacctgcttagactgtgggataggattcactcagtcatcacaactactggcacaccagtcaattcacagtggggactggccgttgttatga